A genomic region of Anomaloglossus baeobatrachus isolate aAnoBae1 unplaced genomic scaffold, aAnoBae1.hap1 Scaffold_655, whole genome shotgun sequence contains the following coding sequences:
- the SDHB gene encoding succinate dehydrogenase [ubiquinone] iron-sulfur subunit, mitochondrial produces MAAVVFSLRRSGSALRTAGAMQISRGAQTAAAPAASEAAARIKKFAIYRWDPDKPGDKPRMQTYEIDLNTCGQMVLDALIKIKNEMDPTLTFRRSCREGICGSCAMNINGGNTLACTVKIDTNLSKVSKIYPLPHMYVVKDLVPDLSNFYAQYKSIEPYLKKKDESKQGQEQYYQSIEDRDKLDGLYECILCACCSTSCPSYWWNGDKYLGPAVLMQAYRWMIDSRDDFTEERLSKLQDPFSLYRCHTIMNCTRTCPKGLNPGKAIAEIKKMMATYKEKAASA; encoded by the exons ATGGCGGCGGTCGTATTCTCCTTGAGACGGAGCGGGTCTGCGCTGAGGACGGCGGGGGCCATGCAG ATCTCACGAGGAGCACAGACCGCAGCTGCCCCCGCCGCCTCTGAAGCTGCAGCCCGCATAAAGAAGTTTGCAATTTATAGATGGGACCCCGACAAGCCCGGAGATAAACCCCGAATGCAGACGTACGAGATCGACCTGAACAC ATGTGGGCAGATGGTTCTCGATGCTCTGATAAAGATTAAGAATGAGATGGACCCCACCCTGACGTTCCGTCGCTCTTGCAGGGAGG GTATCTGTGGTTCCTGTGCCATGAATATTAATGGTGGGAATACTCTCGCCTGCACCGTGAAGATCGACACTAACCTGAGCAAAGTCTCGAAAATCTACCCCCTCCCGCACATGTATGTTGTGAAGGATCTGGTGCCT GATTTGAGCAACTTCTACGCTCAGTATAAATCCATAGAGCCCTATCTGAAGAAGAAGGACGAGTCCAAGCAGGGCCAGGAGCAATATTATCAGTCCATAGAGGACCGAGACAAGCTG GACGGCCTGTATGAGTGCATCCTCTGCGCCTGCTGCAGCACGAGTTGTCCCAGTTACTGGTGGAATGGAGACAAGTATCTGGGCCCCGCGGTCCTGATGCAG GCTTATCGGTGGATGATCGACTCCAGAGATGATTTCACAGAGGAGCGATTATCCAAACTGCAGGATCCGTTCTCGCTGTACCGCTGCCACACCATCATGAACTGCACCAGGACGTGTCCCAAG